One Brachybacterium kimchii genomic window carries:
- a CDS encoding alpha/beta hydrolase: MSRPNPFGFPPVERIGEGPARIDESAVRFFPHAPGPQDRVVLLLHGLGSNEQDLLSLAPMLPGGVVYASLRGVLACGPGFGWLAPPPLGADDLGLLEESAAALEDWASRAVPGRIVGAIGFSQGAGLSLQLLRRHAETLDWVVVLSGAPFPADLPGDAALANRDVPALWGHGGQDPLFDPTMEAQVRDWLSRRTRLTEEISPSLGHGIDEQILDAVAAFVRARLTEGTSS, translated from the coding sequence ATGAGCAGGCCCAACCCCTTCGGCTTCCCGCCCGTCGAGCGCATCGGCGAGGGACCCGCGCGGATCGACGAGAGCGCGGTGCGCTTCTTCCCGCACGCGCCGGGTCCGCAGGACCGCGTGGTGCTGCTCCTGCACGGGCTGGGCAGCAACGAGCAGGATCTGCTGTCCCTCGCGCCGATGCTGCCGGGCGGGGTGGTCTATGCGTCGCTGCGGGGAGTCCTCGCCTGCGGGCCCGGCTTCGGCTGGCTGGCGCCGCCGCCGCTCGGCGCGGACGACCTCGGCCTGCTCGAGGAGTCCGCCGCGGCGCTCGAGGACTGGGCCTCGCGCGCGGTGCCCGGGCGGATCGTCGGCGCGATCGGCTTCTCGCAGGGCGCCGGGCTGTCCCTGCAGCTGCTGCGCCGCCATGCCGAGACCCTCGACTGGGTGGTCGTGCTCTCGGGAGCACCGTTCCCAGCGGACCTCCCGGGCGACGCCGCGCTCGCCAATCGGGACGTGCCCGCGCTCTGGGGCCACGGCGGACAGGATCCGCTGTTCGACCCGACGATGGAGGCACAGGTCAGGGACTGGCTGAGCCGTCGTACGCGGCTCACCGAGGAAATCTCGCCGAGCCTCGGTCACGGCATCGACGAGCAGATCCTCGACGCGGTGGCGGCGTTCGTCCGTGCCCGCCTCACGGAGGGCACGAGCAGCTGA
- a CDS encoding SDR family oxidoreductase codes for MKVFVTGATGFIGSAVVPELISAGHEVVGLARSERSAARLQELGASSLPGDLTDLDALRRGVAATDSVVHLAFSNDFTAVEAGVEEESRAVHAMGEALAERALAPAPAPHEGPAFVIASGTPAIPGRASTEDDPYLAEGPMAARARTAQYVMDLAAHGVRPVAVRLPRSVHQAHVRYGFASMLIQAAQRSGVSGFVGDGGQRWPAVHVKDAARLFRLALERADAGFQAQAVADEGDAMRDIAAAIGEALDLPVQSVDAETFGFLGQIFALDQPASSRGTRSALGWEPTHPSLLEDLRAGRYPS; via the coding sequence ATGAAGGTCTTCGTCACCGGCGCCACCGGGTTCATCGGATCCGCCGTCGTCCCCGAGCTGATCAGCGCAGGGCACGAGGTGGTCGGCCTCGCGCGCTCCGAGCGCTCGGCCGCTCGGCTCCAGGAGCTCGGAGCCTCCTCCCTCCCCGGCGATCTCACGGACCTCGACGCGCTGCGCCGCGGGGTCGCGGCGACCGATTCCGTCGTGCACCTCGCCTTCAGCAACGACTTCACCGCGGTCGAGGCCGGGGTCGAGGAGGAGTCGCGCGCCGTGCACGCCATGGGCGAGGCGCTGGCCGAGCGCGCCCTCGCTCCCGCCCCCGCTCCGCACGAGGGCCCGGCCTTCGTGATCGCCTCCGGCACGCCCGCGATCCCCGGCCGCGCATCCACCGAGGACGACCCCTACCTCGCCGAGGGCCCGATGGCGGCCCGCGCGCGCACGGCCCAGTACGTGATGGACCTCGCCGCGCACGGCGTGCGGCCCGTCGCGGTCCGACTGCCGCGCTCGGTGCACCAGGCGCACGTCCGCTACGGCTTCGCCTCCATGCTTATCCAGGCGGCCCAGCGCAGCGGCGTCTCCGGGTTCGTCGGCGACGGCGGCCAGCGCTGGCCCGCGGTGCACGTGAAGGACGCCGCCCGGCTCTTCCGCCTCGCCCTCGAGCGCGCCGACGCCGGATTCCAGGCGCAGGCCGTCGCCGACGAAGGGGACGCGATGCGGGACATCGCCGCCGCGATCGGCGAGGCCCTCGATCTCCCCGTGCAGTCCGTCGACGCGGAGACCTTCGGGTTCCTGGGCCAGATCTTCGCCCTGGACCAGCCGGCGAGCAGCCGAGGGACCCGCTCGGCCCTGGGCTGGGAGCCCACTCACCCCAGCCTGCTCGAGGACCTGCGGGCCGGCCGCTATCCCTCCTGA
- a CDS encoding TetR/AcrR family transcriptional regulator, which produces MPRWKPDARERLVAAAIRLFSEQGYDATTVAQIAEAADLTRSTFFRHFGDKRDVLAAGQESLSQLLREGVAAAPDDASPLTAVESGLLRASEAMTPERREMGPRMRAVIAASAELRERDQLKHVGLAAETARALEERGIAPRTAALAAEIGLLAFKNAYATWTDGDGSTSFADELCDELDALRATLPDVG; this is translated from the coding sequence ATGCCCCGCTGGAAGCCCGATGCACGAGAGCGCCTGGTCGCCGCCGCGATCCGCCTGTTCTCGGAGCAGGGATACGACGCGACCACCGTGGCGCAGATCGCCGAGGCCGCGGACCTCACCCGCAGCACGTTCTTCCGCCACTTCGGCGACAAGCGCGACGTGCTCGCGGCCGGGCAGGAGTCCCTCTCGCAGCTGCTGCGCGAGGGGGTCGCGGCGGCGCCCGACGACGCCTCGCCGCTGACCGCGGTCGAGTCCGGACTGCTCCGCGCGAGCGAGGCGATGACACCGGAGCGCCGGGAGATGGGTCCGAGGATGCGCGCGGTGATCGCGGCGAGCGCCGAGCTGCGCGAGCGCGACCAGCTCAAGCACGTGGGACTCGCGGCCGAGACCGCGCGTGCGCTCGAGGAGCGCGGCATCGCTCCCCGGACGGCGGCGCTCGCCGCGGAGATCGGGCTGCTCGCCTTCAAGAACGCGTACGCGACCTGGACCGACGGCGACGGCAGTACGTCCTTCGCCGATGAGCTGTGCGACGAGCTCGACGCCCTGCGCGCGACGCTCCCCGACGTCGGCTGA
- a CDS encoding DMT family transporter: MSWIVLVLSGLMEAVWATALGRSEGFSRLTPSIVFAVGLVLSMAGLAFAMRDLPTGTAYAVWVGIGATVTVLFAMVTGAEAVSVMKVLFLAMIIGGVIGLKISG, from the coding sequence ATGTCCTGGATCGTTCTCGTGCTCTCGGGCCTGATGGAAGCCGTGTGGGCCACCGCCCTGGGCCGCTCGGAGGGCTTCAGCAGGCTCACCCCGTCCATCGTCTTCGCCGTGGGACTGGTGCTGAGCATGGCCGGCCTCGCCTTCGCGATGCGCGACCTGCCCACGGGCACCGCCTACGCGGTGTGGGTGGGGATCGGCGCGACCGTCACCGTCCTCTTCGCGATGGTCACGGGCGCCGAGGCGGTCTCGGTGATGAAGGTGCTGTTCCTGGCGATGATCATCGGCGGCGTGATCGGCCTGAAGATCAGCGGCTGA
- a CDS encoding VOC family protein produces MPAALHPYLNFAGNAREAFEFYGEALGATPQFATFGEFHAVPEGDPNADKIMHGSLEVTELIRLYVSDTIEGMGPPFQQGTNVTLSLMGDDEPVLRSAYEKLSVGGTVTMPLEKQMWGDLYGSFTDRFGIVWQVNISAPEESQG; encoded by the coding sequence ATGCCCGCAGCACTCCACCCCTACCTGAACTTCGCGGGGAACGCCCGTGAAGCCTTCGAGTTCTACGGCGAGGCGCTCGGTGCGACCCCGCAGTTCGCGACCTTCGGCGAGTTCCACGCCGTGCCCGAGGGCGACCCGAACGCCGACAAGATCATGCACGGATCCCTCGAGGTCACCGAGCTGATCCGCCTCTACGTCTCGGACACGATCGAGGGCATGGGCCCTCCCTTCCAGCAGGGCACCAACGTGACCCTCTCGCTCATGGGCGACGACGAGCCGGTCCTGCGCAGCGCCTACGAGAAGCTCTCCGTGGGCGGAACGGTGACCATGCCCCTCGAGAAGCAGATGTGGGGCGACCTCTACGGCTCCTTCACCGATCGCTTCGGGATCGTGTGGCAGGTGAACATCAGCGCCCCGGAGGAGTCGCAGGGCTGA
- a CDS encoding TetR/AcrR family transcriptional regulator: MSPTDTQTPRDAEATPDGSAATKKPGLRERKREELRRRIERAALELMIEHGFADVTVEMICESADVSRRTFFNYFGSKEAVVIGRDPGPLPEHLQEAFIDGPRGSILADLVRMLLAMMTTKPHDVDPKIWRARLELIRSDMTLAKAMADKVAAKNRDLEDLVTRRIRKRYGASGTPPGPGGAASDAGSDPDGAGTPAADPAVEALITRQTGFIVAMWWGIARYAIQITVENPDIEDRELMESLLDTLTLIQEAEL; encoded by the coding sequence ATGTCCCCGACAGACACCCAGACCCCGCGCGACGCGGAGGCGACCCCGGACGGATCGGCCGCCACGAAGAAGCCCGGGCTGCGCGAGCGCAAGCGCGAGGAGCTGCGCCGACGCATCGAGCGCGCCGCCCTCGAGCTGATGATCGAGCACGGCTTCGCCGACGTCACCGTGGAGATGATCTGCGAGAGCGCGGACGTCTCGCGGCGGACGTTCTTCAACTACTTCGGGTCGAAGGAAGCGGTCGTCATCGGCCGCGATCCGGGCCCGCTCCCCGAACACCTCCAGGAAGCCTTCATCGACGGCCCGCGCGGCAGCATCCTCGCGGATCTCGTCCGCATGCTCCTGGCGATGATGACCACCAAGCCGCACGACGTGGACCCGAAGATCTGGCGAGCCCGCCTCGAGCTGATCCGCAGCGACATGACCCTCGCCAAGGCGATGGCCGACAAGGTCGCCGCGAAGAACCGCGATCTCGAGGACCTGGTCACCCGCAGGATCCGCAAGCGCTACGGCGCCTCGGGCACACCACCCGGACCGGGCGGCGCCGCCTCCGATGCCGGGTCCGACCCCGACGGCGCAGGCACTCCCGCAGCCGATCCGGCGGTCGAAGCGCTCATCACCCGGCAGACGGGCTTCATCGTCGCCATGTGGTGGGGCATCGCCCGCTACGCCATCCAGATCACCGTCGAGAACCCCGACATCGAGGACCGCGAGCTCATGGAGTCGCTCCTCGACACGTTGACCCTCATCCAGGAAGCAGAGCTATGA
- a CDS encoding HAD family hydrolase, translating to MVDRIRTRAVILDLDDTLFDHRTSARAGLAHLVEELGETPSDEIADAWEATAVHLMARRRAGEIDRAEYRRERVRHLVDDLRLDDPRRPGGPRPAGDPHRLADAECDAFYDRFLTLYEQEWRAFDDVLPTLRALDDLRLPVAVLTNGPELRQQKKMRALGLRDLVVGVWTSEGIGAAKPDPASYLTVCAAVDLEPTDVLHVGDNPEHDLRGAQDAGLRALHLDRRGEAGVGGADAGGTRIRVLGQLLDHL from the coding sequence GTGGTGGACCGGATCCGGACGCGAGCGGTGATCCTCGACCTCGACGACACGCTGTTCGACCATCGGACCTCGGCCCGGGCTGGCCTGGCGCACCTGGTCGAGGAACTGGGCGAAACCCCGAGCGACGAGATCGCGGACGCCTGGGAGGCCACCGCCGTCCACCTCATGGCACGACGGCGGGCAGGGGAGATCGACCGCGCGGAGTACCGACGCGAGCGCGTCCGGCACCTCGTGGACGATCTGCGGCTCGACGATCCCCGTCGACCCGGCGGGCCTCGCCCCGCGGGCGACCCGCACCGGCTCGCCGATGCGGAGTGCGACGCGTTCTACGACCGCTTCCTCACCCTGTACGAGCAGGAGTGGAGAGCGTTCGACGACGTCCTGCCGACGCTTCGCGCACTCGATGACCTGCGGCTCCCGGTCGCCGTGCTCACCAACGGGCCGGAGCTGCGACAGCAGAAGAAGATGAGGGCTCTCGGGCTGCGGGACCTCGTCGTGGGCGTCTGGACGAGCGAGGGGATCGGGGCGGCGAAGCCCGATCCGGCCAGCTATCTCACGGTCTGCGCGGCGGTCGATCTGGAGCCGACCGACGTGCTCCACGTCGGCGACAATCCGGAGCACGACCTCCGCGGCGCGCAGGACGCGGGACTGCGAGCGCTGCACCTGGATCGCCGAGGTGAAGCCGGCGTCGGCGGGGCCGATGCCGGCGGGACTCGGATCCGCGTGCTGGGCCAGCTGCTCGACCACCTGTGA
- a CDS encoding ArsR/SmtB family transcription factor, which translates to MPERTEQHETHAASAEVLKALADPVRLQIMDSLAEHPRGVTDLARTLPITRQGTAKHLGVLRRAGLVETRPGPTGESYRVIPAPVDEASRMLARAADRWTTQLELLKQAAESAAGGSGAPEAAEEADGGVRPASPDSTS; encoded by the coding sequence GTGCCTGAGCGGACAGAGCAGCACGAGACGCACGCCGCCTCCGCGGAGGTGCTCAAGGCGCTCGCCGACCCCGTGCGCCTGCAGATCATGGACAGCCTCGCGGAACATCCCCGTGGCGTCACCGATCTCGCGCGCACTCTGCCGATCACGCGCCAGGGCACCGCCAAGCACCTCGGAGTGCTGCGTCGGGCGGGCCTTGTGGAGACACGGCCGGGGCCGACGGGCGAGAGCTATCGCGTGATCCCGGCCCCCGTCGACGAGGCGTCGCGCATGCTCGCCCGTGCCGCTGATCGCTGGACCACGCAGCTCGAGCTCCTGAAGCAGGCCGCTGAGAGCGCTGCGGGCGGCAGCGGCGCCCCGGAGGCCGCCGAGGAGGCCGACGGCGGTGTGCGCCCTGCCTCGCCCGACTCCACGTCTTGA
- a CDS encoding LarC family nickel insertion protein, whose protein sequence is MSAQPDLPPTSPAVDGRTAYIDATAGIAGDMLLGALVDAGADLDAVQAVLDALIPGSVRFSRRTVDRCGQQATKVDVELLVEDPPHRTWSSIRTMLEAARAEGTAPVRTLELALDAFSRLADAEGLAHGLPPEQIHFHEVGALDSLADVIGACEAWRQLGIAGAVGSVIAVGSGRIRAAHGDIPVPVPAVVRLAQGWPTVAGELLPSRGHSHGHSHGPGHDHDHGGDHAHAHDHEHDHDHSHGHEHPHGHSGHDHDHDHDHDHDHGRSDDHENPYGLRHLPHVVSGDGVGHSHSIQEAVVAGHPDPHAQAPTDPTAGTGTGSDADEQLAPHVVGGPHAHPSRPVPPGVAPGIGELATPTGVALVRALAQTAGPQPALTVETVGIGAGTKDTPGRPNVVRVMVGRDAAPGRAHGTTTGGVGAAGSRAGAGDESNDGATADAADAHATPRAAIQLEANVDDLDPRLWPGVITSLLGSGALDAWLTPIVMKQGRPGITVHALVREGDEESASSLIMDLTGSLGVRRFGVDRSIRTRSFEQVEVDGQPVRVKVARDSSGRVVRREPEFRDVQAASRQLGISEREALEKARVAALRES, encoded by the coding sequence ATGAGCGCGCAGCCGGACCTTCCCCCCACCAGCCCCGCCGTCGACGGCAGGACCGCTTACATCGACGCGACCGCCGGCATCGCCGGTGACATGCTCCTGGGCGCGCTCGTGGACGCCGGGGCGGACCTCGACGCGGTCCAGGCCGTGCTCGACGCGCTGATCCCCGGCTCCGTCCGCTTCAGTCGGCGCACGGTCGACCGCTGCGGGCAGCAGGCTACGAAGGTCGACGTGGAGCTGCTGGTCGAGGATCCGCCCCATCGCACCTGGTCATCGATCCGGACGATGCTCGAGGCAGCGCGCGCGGAGGGCACGGCGCCCGTGCGCACCCTCGAGCTCGCCCTGGACGCGTTCTCGCGCCTGGCCGACGCCGAGGGCCTCGCCCACGGCCTCCCGCCCGAGCAGATCCATTTCCACGAGGTGGGGGCTCTGGACTCCCTGGCCGATGTGATCGGCGCCTGCGAGGCGTGGCGGCAGCTCGGGATCGCGGGAGCGGTGGGCAGCGTCATCGCCGTCGGATCCGGGCGCATCCGCGCGGCCCACGGCGACATCCCGGTGCCGGTGCCGGCGGTGGTGCGTCTCGCACAGGGCTGGCCGACGGTCGCCGGCGAGCTGCTCCCCTCCCGCGGCCACTCGCACGGGCACAGCCACGGCCCGGGTCACGACCACGACCACGGCGGCGATCACGCGCATGCGCACGACCACGAACACGACCACGACCACTCGCACGGGCACGAGCATCCCCACGGACACAGCGGGCACGACCACGACCACGACCACGACCACGACCACGACCACGGTCGCTCGGACGACCACGAGAATCCTTACGGACTCCGTCACCTGCCGCACGTGGTCAGCGGCGACGGCGTCGGCCATTCCCACTCCATCCAGGAAGCCGTCGTCGCAGGCCATCCGGACCCCCACGCCCAGGCGCCGACCGACCCGACTGCCGGCACCGGCACCGGCTCGGACGCGGACGAGCAGCTCGCGCCGCACGTCGTCGGCGGGCCCCACGCCCACCCGTCGCGACCGGTGCCCCCCGGCGTCGCGCCCGGCATCGGCGAGCTCGCGACGCCCACCGGCGTCGCCCTCGTGCGGGCGCTCGCGCAGACCGCGGGCCCCCAGCCCGCGCTGACCGTCGAGACCGTGGGCATCGGCGCCGGCACCAAGGACACCCCGGGACGCCCGAACGTGGTGCGGGTGATGGTGGGTCGCGACGCCGCACCGGGGCGCGCACACGGAACGACGACCGGCGGCGTGGGCGCCGCCGGCTCTCGCGCCGGCGCGGGCGATGAGTCCAACGACGGTGCGACCGCCGACGCGGCCGACGCGCACGCGACCCCCCGCGCGGCGATCCAGCTCGAGGCGAACGTCGACGATCTCGATCCGCGTCTGTGGCCCGGCGTGATCACGAGTCTGCTCGGATCGGGCGCGCTGGACGCGTGGCTGACGCCGATCGTGATGAAGCAGGGGCGGCCCGGGATCACGGTCCACGCGCTCGTGCGCGAGGGCGATGAGGAGTCCGCGTCGTCCCTGATCATGGACCTGACGGGCAGCCTCGGCGTGCGCCGGTTCGGCGTCGACCGCTCGATCCGCACCCGTTCCTTCGAGCAGGTCGAGGTGGACGGACAGCCCGTGCGCGTGAAGGTCGCACGAGACTCCTCCGGCCGCGTGGTGCGGCGAGAGCCCGAGTTCCGCGACGTCCAGGCCGCCTCCCGGCAGCTCGGCATCTCGGAGCGCGAGGCCCTGGAGAAGGCACGGGTCGCCGCGCTGCGGGAGAGCTGA
- a CDS encoding MFS transporter: MIPGSRGLSHAPPRRLPPIVSRPSASEGPATPTVDPHDPPDPTSKTPALDPAPDAPAPESASSPTAPRTLRSRARGLFADTRPLQNLHFKRLWQANIITVIGAQITIITVPAQLWALTGSSLYVGLTGLFGLVPLVVLGLWGGAIADAFDRRKILLVTTLGLILTSGLFAAQALLQVRNVWVILGIFAAQQAFFAVNQPARTALIPSLVPREQLPAANALNMTVGQFGAIAGPLVGGALLPFLGFSLLYLIDTVCLLATLWAVLRLPAPKPEGAIARPGLRSILDGFVYTWKHKILLVSFAVDLIAMVFGMPRALYPQLADQSFGGPAQGGMEFAALSVAMALGALLGGIFSGWLGRVHRVGLAVLIAVGVWGLVVMGFGGATWLAGGRAMPWLAAAVAFMAAGGIADMISMVFRQTMLQGAASDAVRGRLQGVFLVVVAGGPRFADVAHGAAADVLGAPLTVVLGGALVVLGVAACGVLVPQFTRYRVGPGH; encoded by the coding sequence GTGATCCCCGGATCGCGGGGGCTCTCGCATGCACCGCCCCGCCGCCTCCCGCCCATAGTTTCCCGCCCATCCGCTTCCGAAGGACCCGCCACGCCCACCGTCGACCCCCACGACCCGCCGGATCCGACCTCCAAGACGCCCGCGCTCGACCCGGCTCCCGACGCACCCGCACCGGAGTCGGCCTCCTCGCCGACCGCTCCGCGCACTCTCCGCTCGCGCGCCCGCGGGCTCTTCGCCGACACCCGTCCCCTGCAGAACCTGCACTTCAAGCGGCTGTGGCAGGCGAACATCATCACCGTCATCGGCGCGCAGATCACGATCATCACCGTGCCCGCCCAGCTCTGGGCGCTCACCGGCAGCTCGCTGTACGTGGGGCTCACGGGCCTGTTCGGCCTGGTGCCGCTCGTGGTGCTCGGACTGTGGGGCGGGGCGATCGCCGACGCCTTCGACCGCCGCAAGATCCTGCTGGTCACCACTCTCGGCCTCATCCTCACCAGCGGGCTGTTCGCCGCGCAGGCGCTGCTGCAGGTCCGCAACGTGTGGGTGATCCTGGGGATCTTCGCCGCCCAGCAGGCGTTCTTCGCGGTCAACCAGCCAGCGCGCACCGCGCTCATCCCCTCGCTCGTGCCGCGCGAGCAGCTGCCCGCGGCGAACGCCCTGAACATGACCGTCGGCCAGTTCGGTGCGATCGCAGGGCCTCTCGTCGGCGGAGCACTGCTGCCCTTCCTGGGCTTCTCGCTGCTCTACCTCATCGACACGGTCTGCCTGCTGGCGACGCTCTGGGCGGTGCTGCGACTGCCGGCGCCGAAGCCCGAGGGCGCCATCGCTCGGCCCGGACTGCGCAGCATCCTCGACGGCTTCGTCTACACCTGGAAGCACAAGATCCTGCTGGTCAGCTTCGCGGTGGACCTCATCGCGATGGTCTTCGGCATGCCGCGCGCGCTCTACCCGCAGCTGGCCGACCAGAGCTTCGGCGGTCCCGCGCAGGGCGGCATGGAGTTCGCGGCGCTCTCGGTCGCGATGGCCCTCGGCGCGCTGCTGGGCGGGATCTTCTCCGGCTGGCTGGGCCGTGTGCATCGGGTGGGCCTCGCCGTGCTGATCGCCGTCGGCGTCTGGGGCCTGGTGGTGATGGGCTTCGGGGGCGCGACGTGGCTGGCCGGGGGCCGGGCGATGCCCTGGCTCGCCGCGGCCGTCGCCTTCATGGCCGCGGGCGGCATCGCCGACATGATCTCGATGGTCTTCCGCCAGACCATGCTGCAGGGAGCCGCCTCCGACGCGGTGCGAGGTCGCCTCCAGGGCGTGTTCCTGGTGGTCGTTGCGGGCGGCCCGCGCTTCGCCGACGTCGCCCACGGCGCGGCGGCCGACGTGCTCGGCGCGCCGCTGACCGTCGTCCTCGGCGGAGCGCTCGTGGTGCTCGGGGTGGCCGCCTGCGGCGTGCTCGTCCCGCAGTTCACGCGGTACCGGGTGGGACCGGGACACTGA
- a CDS encoding SRPBCC domain-containing protein: MAQMRDEITRSIDIDAPLEAVWALVSEPGWWINDGTLGGHRIERDGSTCRVHDPTLGTFPVGIEVLDPPHRAVFTWLAGERGDGERDAGMPSTRIAFVLAEEQPGTVTLTVTESGFSAMTTEQHERNYGDNVSGWELEISLARDALEAQGSHEGPSPQEGAGA; the protein is encoded by the coding sequence ATGGCACAGATGAGAGACGAGATCACCCGGAGCATCGACATCGACGCGCCCCTGGAGGCGGTCTGGGCGCTGGTCTCCGAGCCCGGCTGGTGGATCAACGACGGAACTCTCGGCGGGCACCGCATCGAGCGCGACGGCTCCACCTGCCGGGTCCACGACCCGACCCTGGGCACCTTCCCTGTCGGGATCGAGGTGCTCGACCCTCCGCACCGGGCCGTGTTCACCTGGCTCGCCGGGGAGCGGGGCGACGGCGAGCGCGATGCCGGGATGCCCAGTACGCGCATCGCGTTCGTCCTGGCTGAGGAGCAGCCCGGGACCGTCACGCTCACCGTCACCGAGTCCGGGTTCTCCGCGATGACGACGGAGCAGCACGAGCGGAACTACGGGGACAACGTCTCGGGCTGGGAGCTCGAGATCTCCCTCGCCCGCGACGCGCTCGAGGCACAGGGCTCGCACGAGGGGCCGAGCCCGCAGGAGGGTGCGGGTGCCTGA
- a CDS encoding MDR family MFS transporter — protein sequence MTATQTAAPAARGAHGQPAAPSASSGTAPSTKLVPLFAGLLIAMFIAALDQTIFSTALPTIVGDLDGVDQMLWVTTAYLLASTIMMPIYGKLGDLIGRKPLLIFALSVFVVGSLVGAVAGNMGVLITGRAIQGIGGGGLMLLAQAIIADVVPARERGKYMGVMGAVFGLSSVVGPLLGGWFTESLSWRWGFWLNIPLGAIAILAAVFFLKLPKKSQRARLDVFGILTMAIAVTSLILATSWGGNTYEWVSWQIILLFVATVVFGALFVLAERYAAEPIIPLHLFRKRNFVLTTIAALVIAIAMFGAIGYMPTYLQMSTGVSATESGLMLLPMVGGLLITSIASGQIVSRTGRYKWAPILSMLVAALGVFLLSTMTTDTATWVIMSHMFVLGAGLGIGMQNLVLIVQNTFPAAEVGTATASNNFFRQIGASLGSAIVGSVFTSRLTDLLSERMPAQAAQQMGGSGDTNSLTPAVVDKLPQQIQDIVVGAYTDALTPIFLWLVPLLGVAFVIVFFIKEVPLATTVGASGMTEGEAGAASAPGTGFPATGAPTNGLPAGGAALAARTEREDDLRLGLVLSLVIQRAHRADEDSELTRALAHLAGERPGSTAERADFAVRSLVTPAAIALLRGAGADVDAADPSRGRHRAPHAADLDGTDAAEHGHEHESHDPYRADGSAPLMSPHLAAQS from the coding sequence ATGACCGCCACCCAGACCGCAGCCCCCGCGGCGCGCGGAGCGCACGGACAGCCCGCCGCTCCGTCCGCGTCCTCCGGCACGGCTCCGTCCACCAAACTCGTCCCGCTGTTCGCGGGCCTTCTCATCGCGATGTTCATCGCGGCGCTCGACCAGACCATCTTCTCCACCGCCCTGCCCACGATCGTGGGCGACCTGGACGGCGTCGACCAGATGCTGTGGGTGACCACGGCGTACCTGCTGGCCTCGACGATCATGATGCCGATCTACGGCAAGCTCGGCGACCTCATCGGCCGCAAGCCCCTGCTGATCTTCGCGCTGTCCGTGTTCGTCGTCGGCTCCCTCGTGGGCGCCGTCGCCGGCAACATGGGCGTGCTCATCACCGGCCGCGCCATCCAGGGCATCGGCGGCGGCGGGCTCATGCTGCTCGCCCAGGCGATCATCGCCGACGTCGTCCCCGCCCGTGAGCGCGGCAAGTACATGGGCGTCATGGGCGCCGTGTTCGGGCTGTCCTCCGTGGTGGGCCCGCTGCTGGGCGGCTGGTTCACCGAGTCGCTCAGCTGGCGCTGGGGCTTCTGGCTGAACATCCCGCTGGGCGCGATCGCGATCCTGGCCGCCGTGTTCTTCCTGAAGCTGCCCAAGAAGTCGCAGCGCGCCCGCCTGGACGTGTTCGGCATCCTCACCATGGCGATCGCCGTGACCTCGCTGATCCTCGCGACCTCGTGGGGCGGCAACACCTACGAGTGGGTCTCCTGGCAGATCATCCTGCTGTTCGTCGCGACCGTCGTGTTCGGCGCCCTGTTCGTGCTCGCCGAGCGCTACGCCGCCGAGCCGATCATCCCGCTGCACCTGTTCCGCAAGCGCAACTTCGTGCTCACCACGATCGCCGCCCTGGTGATCGCGATCGCGATGTTCGGCGCGATCGGCTACATGCCCACCTACCTGCAGATGTCCACCGGCGTCTCCGCCACGGAGTCCGGTCTGATGCTGCTGCCGATGGTCGGCGGGCTGCTGATCACCTCGATCGCCTCGGGCCAGATCGTCTCGCGGACCGGCCGCTACAAGTGGGCGCCGATCCTCTCGATGCTGGTCGCCGCGCTCGGCGTGTTCCTGCTGTCCACCATGACGACCGACACCGCGACCTGGGTGATCATGTCCCACATGTTCGTGCTCGGCGCGGGCCTGGGCATCGGCATGCAGAACCTCGTGCTGATCGTGCAGAACACGTTCCCCGCCGCCGAGGTCGGCACCGCGACCGCCTCGAACAACTTCTTCCGGCAGATCGGCGCGTCCCTGGGCTCGGCCATCGTGGGCTCGGTGTTCACGAGCCGGCTGACGGACCTGCTCAGCGAGCGCATGCCCGCGCAGGCGGCCCAGCAGATGGGCGGCAGCGGGGACACCAACTCCCTGACGCCGGCCGTCGTGGACAAGCTGCCCCAGCAGATCCAGGACATCGTCGTGGGCGCCTACACCGACGCCCTCACCCCGATCTTCCTGTGGCTGGTGCCGCTGCTCGGTGTCGCCTTCGTGATCGTCTTCTTCATCAAGGAGGTCCCGCTGGCCACGACCGTGGGCGCCTCCGGGATGACCGAGGGCGAGGCCGGCGCGGCGAGCGCTCCCGGGACCGGGTTCCCCGCGACCGGTGCGCCGACGAACGGCCTCCCGGCCGGCGGCGCCGCGCTCGCGGCCCGCACCGAGCGCGAGGACGATCTGCGGCTGGGCCTCGTGCTCTCCCTCGTCATCCAGCGCGCCCATCGGGCCGACGAGGACTCCGAGCTCACGCGGGCCCTCGCCCACCTCGCCGGGGAACGACCCGGCAGCACCGCCGAGCGCGCCGACTTCGCCGTGCGCTCGCTGGTCACGCCGGCGGCCATCGCCCTGCTGCGCGGGGCCGGGGCCGACGTCGACGCCGCCGACCCCTCCCGGGGCCGCCACCGCGCACCGCACGCCGCCGACCTCGACGGCACCGATGCGGCCGAGCACGGGCACGAGCACGAGAGCCACGACCCCTACCGGGCCGACGGCAGCGCGCCCCTCATGTCCCCGCACCTCGCCGCCCAGTCCTGA